Proteins from a genomic interval of Antedon mediterranea chromosome 5, ecAntMedi1.1, whole genome shotgun sequence:
- the LOC140049453 gene encoding mitochondrial ornithine transporter 1-like: protein MASAQPEQRRKIVGFYHAFADLMAGAVGGVVCAYVGQPFDTIKVKMQTYPHLYKNSLFCLKQTLNKEGIPGIYRGSLPACAAVVGETSVVFMCYGLCQKAICSLFRVDKPENLTTFQNSCAGGTAAFFSSIVLCPTELVKCRVQAMQEAYGNELGSVKKVGPWQVTKNLIKADGIGGLFQGLTSTWLREMPGFFILFGVYEFCRQRIAPAGVAKEDIGPVPTLICGGIAGTALWTLIYPIDVIKSRIQVQSMVGAMPGFGATFIKVLKTEGLPAFTSGLIPCVLRAFPANAAMFITFEWTKNHLRAIGPQ from the exons ATGGCTTCTGCACAACCAGAGCAACGTCGTAAGATTGTTGGTTTTTACCATGCATTTGCTGACTTAATGGCAGGAGCTGTAG GTGGTGTTGTGTGTGCATATGTAGGCCAGCCATTTGATACAATCAAAGTTAAAATGCAGACTTATCCACATCTGTacaaaaatagtttattttgtctGAAACAGACTTTAAACAAAGAAGGTATACCAGGAATCTATAGAGGGAGTCTGCCAGCATGCGCTGCGGTCGTTGGCGAGACGTCTGTAGTCTTCATGTGCTATGGACTTTGTCAAAAAGCAATTTGTAGTCTTTTTCGTGTTGATAAACCGGAAAATTTAACCACTTTTCAAAATTCTTGTGCTGGTGGAACAGCGGCCTTTTTTTCTTCTATTGTTTTATGTCCGACAGAACTGGTTAAATGCCGGGTACAAGCTATGCAGGAAGCGTATGGAAATGAACTGGGATCTGTTAAAAAAGt TGGTCCATGGCAAGTAACAAAAAATTTGATAAAAGCTGACGGTATAGGAGGACTGTTTCAAGGCCTGACAAGTACATGGCTGAGAGAAATGCCAGGCTTCTTTATCCTCTTTGGGGTTTATGAATTTTGTAGGCAACGAATAGCACCAGCTGGTGTAGCAAAAGAAGACATTG GACCAGTACCTACATTGATATGTGGTGGTATAGCTGGTACAGCACTGTGGACTCTTATCTATCCAATTGATGTTATTAAATCTAGAATCCAAGTCCAATCAATGGTTGGCGCAATGCCAGGCTTTGGAGCTAcgttcattaaagtactcaaaACTGAAG GTCTTCCAGCATTTACAAGCGGTTTGATTCCGTGTGTGTTGAGGGCCTTCCCTGCAAATGCTGCAATGTTTATCACGTTTGAATGGACCAAGAATCATCTACGTGCCATTGGTCCTCAGTAA